The DNA window taaatatttctttttaaattttttttcacatacatgtatacataaatatttcttgagttctGTTTTGTGCAAACATACTGTTCTGTGAAGGGCATTCAGCAAATTAACACAATAGCCATATTCCTATCTATGTGAAATTTACACTGTTCACAGCATAGGATATAAACAGTAAACTATATAAGTAAACATATATGCTATAATAGTAAGTAATGAatagtaaagagaaaaaataaatcaaagtagaAGAGGGTTGGGGTGTTGGCAGGCTGGGATACAGTTTCAGAAAAGGATAGTCAGGGTAGGTGACATTAGAGATCTGGAGAAGAAGGGGTTGCTGGGTAAAAGCATTTTGCAGAGAGATGCCAGCAGGTACAAATACTTCAGGATGCTGATGGATACAGAATGAGGGGTAGCGAGAAGGCCAATGTGAGGAAGAAGTATGATATGAGACCATCCAGTAATGGGACTAGTTAtgagaggaagggaaaataaagttgGACCTTATAAGTCATTGTAGTGCCCCTAGTGTTTACTTCTTGAGATGGGGCgttaatggaatattttttccctaAGGGAGAGATGGTCTGATCTACCTTTATGGCTAAGGTAGGGCTATTTATTGAATGTAGACTGTATGGGAACAAGGTTCATAATTCTCTAtggttttaaagaaataactaGTCAGTAGGAAAAAGGATATGACTTTTCCAACTAAGGAACACCACTGAACTGTCTACCAGTGAAACTGTCTGTCCAGTCACATTGGATGTTACAATGAGCTGCTGGCCATTGGCAGTACCAGTAGATGCCAGGGATTTTGATACTGGGAAATTCCTATACTACATGAAACATTAGGCCCTTTGACATCGCAGATACATTTCCAATACTGAGTATCTAACTCCACAGCATGTATCACCTCAGTCTCTTCCAgttagaatataagctccatgaatgcagggggttttgtctgttctgttCATTGCTTTATTCCTGGAGCCCAGATAGTATCAAACAGATAGCAGACACtcaattattatttcttaaatataggGATATCTCTGGTAAAGTTACTGCAGGACCCTGAGCAACAtaattttccttctctgcaaCTTCAAGAGTAAAAAGTTGGATTGGATGGCATCTGAGGACCTTTCCAAGTCTGCCAGTCTGTGATACCCTTTCAAGCTGTGAGCCATTGCTCTAAAGGGTTTTGCAGGCTATAGGATGTGTAAAGAGGAGCTGTTGGGGAGGAAAGGCAGGGATGGATAAGGGCAAACCTGAgtcaaggagagagagaacagataaCTTCTGGGGCTGGGAACCAGGGTGCCCTCTGAGAATGTGAATGTCTCTCTGAGATGCAGAGGATTCTAATCCCATAAGGATGTTTCACTAGACACTGAGGGTACAGGATACTGAGGACCCACCCCAAGCACGTTATTGCTTCATTTGAGCCAACCTGGTCAACCAAGTGTTCACAGGTCCCTGAGGTTCTTATGGGGGAAACAGCATAAATAGCAGCAGGGACTCCTTTTAAGTGtactgaaaatacattttctggcTTGATGAAGTGAACAAATGAGAACATTTCTTTATATGTTCCATAGGGGCTAAGCATTACTATATGTCCACAGACACCGATAAGGCAGCAATTTCATGTGCTCCTGAGGTTTAGCAGAGCTGCCACCACCAACAGGTTGGCTGACAGGGTCCAGATTTGCTACCAGATAAGCCAGCGAGACATGAGTCATACTTATAGAATAcagaatcaaatattaaaatgatacatATCAGGTAGCTGCAATGATTTTATTCTGCATTTAGTTTTAGTTTATTTCAAGCTAAAAGCTGTATTTCAAGCAAGAagcatgcatatatgtgtgttttccatgctatttttcaaataaattgctTTCATTGCAGATTAAAAGAAATAGAGTTCAGTTCCTTGGTgacctaggagaaaaaaaaataagagctagAATATTATTACTTATTAATAGTGAGGCTCTTACCATGAATTATCTCAGTTACTTTTTATATTAATGATAACAGGTAAATATTATTGTTGCCTTAAAGTTTCATGtagaactgaggttcagagagggtcTGGCCCATGGTTGTATAGTTAGTGGAAGACAGACATCGCATTTGAAACCAAGTCAATGCTCTGAATTCAGATATATGTGACATTGTAGTTATACTTCAAACTCACTGGATAAGATCATTACCTTTCAAACTCAAAAACTAGAATAATCACAATTATAACTGCAGGGAACAGTGTTTTAAATAATAGgacctaggagttcctgatgtggtacattgggttaaggatccagtgttgccacaggtactgcataggtcacagctatggttcagattcaatccctggcccaaaaactttcacatgccttgggtgtagccaaaaagaaaagaaaaaagaatagaatctATGTTTCCTGACAGATGACCTCAGAGTCACTGGGAGacactggaaaaaaatagaaatgaacctAAGTTATAGGGGTTTTGGCTATtaggattctcttttctttctgaggatAATGGGGTCAGCAACttcattatggatttttttttacagtacaGGCTCAGGGAGGGTTAGAGTGTAGCCAACACCCCTGAAATACCCAGCCATTTGCCCTGCTATCCCATGTTCTAGAGCAGTCACCTTCTTTGTGGAGTCATTTCACAGCTCAGGCCTGAGGCTCTCTGCGGCGTCAGCCCAAGATTTTGGAGTCCACATTGGTGGGCATGAAGTTGTTCTTAGCCACGCTCCCAGATCTGCTCAGCCAGCCTGTCATCTTgtgggtcacacagctagcagtGTTGCAGGATTTCTCCTGGGCAGTGATGCTGATTTTCAGGAtggagacaaagagaaggcctGCCAATGACAGCTTGAGGGCAAGTGATTCCCCCCAGGACTGACCATCAGTGGAAAATTACAGCTCTGAGAGGGACCAGTGAACCTGAAATGTTTCTGCTAAACACAAAATCCCAACAGAAAACCATAGGGCTTTTGGGAAAATGCATCATCACTCCCCATAGACATTTTCAGGGGTGTCAGAAAACCCAAAGGTGGCTCTGCATTACTGGACCTGGAAATCAGAACTGTAATAGACAATCTCTCCTGtgtaataaactaaaaataaaccaaggCTTATGAGACTGGACATCAAGGCTTATGGCACTATAACAAATCTCATTCTTAAGGATATGCCTTCCTGGTACTCTAGGGAGAGGGTAAGCCATATTCTGGGAGGGGTGCAAAGACTGACCTGAAGTCCTCTGACTCCTGCTCCAGCACAGTGGCCTTCATCTGCACATAATCCTTCACCATTGCAACCAGTAGAAGGGACACTTCCTCCTCTGTGAGAGTGGCAGAATCAAAGCTGCTCTCCAAAGGCAATCTGGGAAGGGAAAGCAAGCCCAACATGCGCTCTGAGCCTACCACAGCCCTAGGATAAGCAGCCAGATTTCCTGGTTTCTGCCACTTCCTCTGAGAATAAGGCTGATGAAATTCTCAACGGTCAGGACATAAGGCTAGTGTTCATCCAAAAATGCTGCTTCACCATGAGTTAGGCTCTGGGGTGTCCACAAAGTAGTTCTGCTGAAAGTGCATCATGTAGGCTTTTGAAAGCTGATGGTTAGATCTTCAGGAATTGTATGAGCTTAGTGTTAAATacagccattattaaaaattaaatgatagttTGAATATGAAAATGGTTTCatattaatataatttgaaaGAGGGTGAGAAATTGTATAGATTACCTTTCAGATTTAATAACAAATTTATTGACAAATTACTTAATTAGAATGCAATTCATTGCTCAAATTATGGCTAAATTACTATATAGGTTTGCTAAAGTTATAAACATTtcataaaaagcaacaaaaacatgCTGTAAGGTTCAGTGAGTTTAGAAATTTATAGTGAATACTGTatatcttctatttatttgtaaACTTTGTGATATTATCTTGGatcacaaaatatttataataaacttaTATACATGACTATATTCATACATTAGGACCCCACACCCCCTATACACAGAAGCCCACCAAGAGCCAGACTCACCACAGCACAACTCACAATACAGAACTATATGATTCCGGGGGCCGTGGGAAGCGAGAGCACTGCCACCAGTGCTGTCTTACCTCACGGGTGCTGTGTGGAACATGCCTGCCTGGTACAGGACCAGGATGCTGAGAACCAGGAAGGGCGGAAATTTCCAGAAGCCCATGGTGCCCCTCTGCAAGGGAAGAACAATGTCACCACCTGTAGCAGTTCCAAGTTCATTGA is part of the Sus scrofa isolate TJ Tabasco breed Duroc chromosome 2, Sscrofa11.1, whole genome shotgun sequence genome and encodes:
- the CRSP-2 gene encoding calcitonin receptor-stimulating peptide 2 isoform X1, whose product is MEQLDSKIWFFSFSGIPTAEICPPNSPSPQPGISKNQASGEMLMGCTMGKAVVTGTVSLSSRSPGQQVEGSLDLPAVHLAEEEMMVKGKDTSSLKPGSQGVGGRGRSRAQVCGLNELGTATGGDIVLPLQRGTMGFWKFPPFLVLSILVLYQAGMFHTAPVRLPLESSFDSATLTEEEVSLLLVAMVKDYVQMKATVLEQESEDFSITAQEKSCNTASCVTHKMTGWLSRSGSVAKNNFMPTNVDSKILG
- the CRSP-2 gene encoding calcitonin receptor-stimulating peptide 2 precursor — translated: MGFWKFPPFLVLSILVLYQAGMFHTAPVRLPLESSFDSATLTEEEVSLLLVAMVKDYVQMKATVLEQESEDFSITAQEKSCNTASCVTHKMTGWLSRSGSVAKNNFMPTNVDSKILG